The Nocardia arthritidis genome has a window encoding:
- a CDS encoding acyl-CoA thioesterase, whose protein sequence is MVHLIDTIALEPLDDNVFRSAPKAGTTPARVFGGEIAAKAVAAAAGSIGAEFAIHSLHGYFVRPGDPESSIDFGVEAVRDGRTFALRRVVARQGDRDIFVMNASYHVGDKGVRHADPAPLVPAPEAIARFGPAEPGHAWLSAIGLDDNWEIRRIPDGLTDSADGPHTRQQVWLRYTHPLPDDPVLHSCALAYASDITLLGAALTRHNWVKMQTAALDYSIWFLRPCRIDDWLLYDEASPSADFGRAFTNGRVFDRDGTLVAMVAQERMLRLVDAI, encoded by the coding sequence ATGGTTCACCTGATCGACACAATCGCTCTGGAACCGCTGGACGACAACGTCTTCCGCAGCGCACCGAAGGCGGGCACGACACCGGCCCGGGTATTCGGCGGTGAAATCGCGGCCAAGGCCGTCGCGGCCGCCGCGGGCAGCATCGGCGCGGAATTCGCCATCCATTCGCTGCACGGATATTTCGTTCGCCCGGGCGACCCGGAATCGAGTATCGATTTCGGCGTGGAGGCGGTGCGCGACGGCCGCACATTCGCGCTGCGGCGAGTGGTCGCGCGGCAGGGCGACCGCGACATCTTCGTCATGAACGCCTCCTACCACGTCGGCGATAAAGGTGTGCGGCATGCGGATCCGGCGCCGCTGGTCCCCGCACCGGAGGCCATCGCGCGCTTCGGCCCGGCCGAACCCGGCCACGCCTGGCTTTCGGCGATCGGACTGGACGACAACTGGGAGATCCGCCGGATCCCCGACGGCCTCACCGATTCGGCCGACGGCCCGCATACCCGCCAGCAGGTCTGGCTGCGCTACACCCATCCGCTGCCCGACGATCCGGTCCTGCACAGCTGCGCCCTCGCCTACGCCAGCGATATCACGTTGCTCGGCGCGGCGCTGACCCGGCACAACTGGGTCAAAATGCAAACGGCCGCACTGGATTACTCGATCTGGTTCCTGCGCCCGTGCCGCATCGACGACTGGCTGCTCTACGACGAGGCCTCGCCGTCGGCCGATTTCGGCAGGGCGTTCACCAACGGTCGCGTCTTCGACCGCGACGGCACGCTGGTCGCGATGGTCGCGCAGGAGCGAATGCTGCGGCTGGTCGACGCGATCTGA
- a CDS encoding DHA2 family efflux MFS transporter permease subunit: MADGWRRWGALGAVCLAALLIGIANTVVNVALPKLGSQLAASTSALQWVIDAYILVLAGLLLVGGYLGDRYGRKRMLLLGLALFALASLAAGYADSAGALIAARAVLGGAAALIYPATLASIAATFTDRAEKATAVGIWSAVSGLSVALGPLAGGLLLAHFHWGAVFLVNIPVVAATFAAVLVAVPESRGPVTGRLDRIGAAAAIIGTGLLVWAIIEAPQRGWLDPVIVAAFAAAALVLVGFFRWERRTRHPLLDVRLFRDRRFSIASWSITTAYFGLVGFSFMITFFFQTVRGYSPLRAGLATIPYAVVVAATAPLAMSLTRRFGTKIVVAVGLSLMSCGFLLASTIGVRSAYLGPILPSMCVMAAGLACVTGPATDALLNTVPPSRAGVVSAVNDTTRELGAALGVAVLGSAMSWTYRDRLARLWSELNIPGALVERGRGSAVTALTAAPDATAADAARLAFVDGLRTGAFAAAAVTAIGALLAIALLPQRDRTTADHPAGELAALAG, translated from the coding sequence GCGAATACCGTTGTGAACGTTGCCCTTCCGAAGCTCGGCAGCCAACTCGCGGCGTCGACGTCCGCGCTGCAGTGGGTGATCGACGCCTACATCCTGGTGCTGGCCGGGCTGCTGCTGGTCGGCGGCTACCTCGGCGACCGGTACGGGCGCAAGCGGATGCTGCTGCTCGGCCTCGCGCTCTTCGCGCTCGCGTCGCTGGCGGCGGGTTACGCGGACAGTGCCGGTGCGCTGATCGCGGCCCGCGCGGTGCTCGGCGGCGCGGCGGCGCTGATCTATCCGGCCACCCTCGCCAGCATCGCCGCGACATTCACCGACCGGGCCGAGAAGGCGACCGCGGTCGGCATCTGGTCGGCGGTTTCGGGGCTTTCGGTGGCGCTCGGACCGCTCGCCGGCGGCCTACTGCTCGCCCATTTCCATTGGGGCGCGGTATTTCTCGTCAATATCCCGGTAGTGGCGGCGACCTTCGCCGCGGTACTGGTTGCGGTGCCGGAATCGCGCGGTCCGGTGACCGGACGGCTGGATCGGATCGGCGCGGCGGCCGCGATCATCGGCACCGGACTGCTGGTGTGGGCGATCATCGAAGCACCGCAGCGCGGCTGGCTCGATCCGGTGATCGTCGCGGCCTTCGCGGCGGCGGCCCTGGTCCTGGTCGGATTCTTCCGCTGGGAGCGCCGGACGCGGCATCCGCTGCTGGACGTCCGGCTGTTCCGTGACCGCCGCTTCTCGATCGCGAGTTGGTCCATCACCACCGCCTATTTCGGGCTCGTCGGCTTCAGCTTCATGATCACCTTCTTCTTCCAGACTGTGCGCGGCTACAGCCCGCTGCGGGCCGGGCTCGCCACCATCCCCTACGCCGTCGTCGTCGCGGCGACGGCGCCGCTCGCGATGTCGCTCACCCGCAGATTCGGCACGAAAATCGTTGTCGCGGTTGGGTTGTCGCTGATGAGCTGCGGCTTCCTGCTGGCCTCGACCATCGGCGTGCGGTCCGCCTACCTCGGCCCGATCCTGCCGAGTATGTGCGTGATGGCGGCCGGGCTGGCCTGCGTCACCGGTCCGGCGACCGACGCGCTGCTCAACACCGTGCCGCCGTCGCGCGCCGGCGTGGTGTCCGCGGTCAACGACACCACCCGCGAACTCGGCGCCGCACTCGGCGTCGCCGTCCTCGGATCCGCCATGAGCTGGACCTACCGCGACCGGCTCGCCCGGCTCTGGTCCGAGCTGAACATTCCGGGCGCGCTCGTCGAACGAGGACGCGGATCCGCCGTCACCGCGCTCACCGCGGCGCCGGACGCCACCGCCGCCGACGCCGCCCGGCTGGCCTTCGTCGACGGGCTGCGCACCGGGGCGTTCGCGGCCGCCGCGGTCACCGCCATCGGCGCGCTGCTCGCCATCGCCCTACTGCCCCAACGCGATCGAACCACCGCAGACCACCCGGCGGGCGAACTCGCCGCACTCGCCGGATGA